A single Thermoanaerobacterium sp. RBIITD DNA region contains:
- a CDS encoding copper amine oxidase N-terminal domain-containing protein — MKFVFLKRILFVAIFAVVCTGSIAYAIQDDGKSVTKETVLPAGYSQEMDNGIIIYKDSGGGTVIHFPYVPKIKINGQEIKFTKEPFTLIDGITLVPAREFFEKLGATVNWHNGSQTITVEKGSTTVELTIGSKVAKINDKINELPVKVRLVDNCTYIPLRFISEAFGYKVDFKDGIITVDAVQGN; from the coding sequence ATGAAATTTGTTTTTCTTAAACGTATTTTGTTTGTTGCTATTTTTGCTGTTGTATGTACAGGCTCCATCGCTTATGCCATACAAGATGATGGAAAATCTGTAACCAAAGAAACTGTCCTTCCAGCAGGATATTCTCAAGAAATGGACAATGGCATAATCATTTATAAAGATTCAGGTGGAGGCACTGTAATACATTTTCCTTATGTTCCGAAAATCAAGATAAACGGGCAAGAGATAAAATTTACTAAGGAGCCATTTACTTTAATAGACGGCATTACATTAGTACCGGCCCGTGAATTTTTTGAAAAATTAGGTGCAACAGTGAATTGGCATAATGGCAGTCAAACAATAACAGTAGAAAAAGGCAGTACGACTGTAGAGTTGACAATAGGGTCAAAGGTAGCAAAAATAAATGATAAGATCAATGAACTTCCGGTGAAGGTGAGATTAGTCGATAATTGCACATATATTCCACTAAGGTTTATAAGTGAAGCGTTTGGATATAAAGTCGATTTTAAGGATGGTATTATAACAGTAGATGCTGTTCAAGGTAATTAA
- a CDS encoding VanZ family protein has product MGLGIMIDIKTIMPVIVLIYGWLIFYMWRKKQRSIGYILCLSIFFIYLLSVAHYTLFPIRLFQHNDLIKDGVDWKNGLNFIPFRELTYFYLNSVQGWGNVLITIPFGFVLPFISNVDLKSVIWKGFLFSISIELLQFLENIFYLSGYVARRVDINDVILNALGVLLGYCLFCILSWLYIKSIPPNEKVKGVWDHIHKVLIRENSRSI; this is encoded by the coding sequence TTGGGATTAGGTATAATGATAGACATTAAAACTATCATGCCGGTGATAGTTTTAATATATGGATGGCTAATTTTTTATATGTGGAGAAAGAAACAACGCAGTATTGGATATATATTATGTCTTTCGATATTTTTCATATATTTGCTCTCTGTAGCTCACTATACTTTATTTCCCATTCGATTGTTCCAACACAATGACTTGATTAAAGATGGAGTTGATTGGAAAAATGGTTTAAACTTTATTCCGTTTCGTGAATTGACATATTTTTATCTTAATTCAGTACAAGGATGGGGAAATGTACTAATTACCATTCCTTTTGGTTTTGTACTGCCGTTTATAAGTAATGTCGATCTGAAATCAGTTATTTGGAAAGGGTTCTTATTTTCTATTTCGATAGAGCTTTTACAGTTTTTAGAAAACATATTTTATTTATCTGGTTATGTTGCCAGAAGGGTTGATATTAACGATGTAATACTGAATGCCTTAGGAGTATTATTAGGTTACTGTTTATTTTGTATACTTTCTTGGCTTTATATTAAAAGCATACCGCCAAATGAAAAGGTGAAAGGAGTGTGGGATCATATTCATAAAGTTTTAATAAGAGAGAATTCTAGAAGTATATAA
- a CDS encoding AsnC family protein — protein sequence MNNDAFIKRGNGKLTVSYGESLLLNINPDKNSFDRTIDDDALLKKKRDNNFLILLLNNFLKQCYRYKVLIEEGYFFILCDKDGYVIEIIANDQLNEDFKKLQFREGISLRLEDSGTNAVDIAMEYKSLAQLYGKDHYCDLFKNWYCTAMPITDHYSKEIVAYLDISRIKIPSIKEQSFTLKNIAIYLEKCISYRCENMSFVEEEINDTDKLILSSLVRNGVRKAVMDEVGISDRALRNHLNKLGILFDADNDIKIIMAAINIGIIDTHGNIL from the coding sequence ATGAACAATGACGCATTTATAAAAAGAGGAAATGGTAAGCTGACTGTGTCTTATGGGGAATCATTGCTTTTAAATATCAATCCTGACAAAAACTCATTTGATAGAACAATCGATGATGATGCATTGTTAAAAAAGAAAAGAGATAATAACTTTTTAATATTACTGTTAAACAACTTTTTAAAACAATGCTATAGGTATAAAGTGCTTATTGAAGAAGGCTATTTCTTTATTCTATGTGATAAAGACGGTTATGTGATTGAAATTATAGCTAATGACCAATTAAATGAAGATTTCAAAAAACTGCAATTTAGAGAAGGCATAAGTTTAAGGCTTGAAGACAGTGGAACAAATGCAGTCGACATAGCCATGGAATACAAAAGCCTTGCACAGTTATACGGAAAAGACCATTATTGCGATTTGTTTAAGAACTGGTATTGCACTGCAATGCCTATTACAGATCATTATAGCAAAGAAATAGTTGCATACCTTGATATATCCCGCATAAAGATTCCCAGCATAAAAGAGCAGAGCTTTACTCTAAAAAACATAGCAATTTACCTTGAAAAATGTATATCGTATAGATGTGAAAATATGTCTTTCGTAGAAGAAGAGATCAATGACACTGATAAACTTATCCTATCATCATTAGTCCGAAATGGTGTAAGGAAAGCAGTAATGGACGAAGTAGGCATATCTGACAGAGCATTGAGAAATCATCTAAATAAATTAGGCATATTATTTGATGCAGACAATGATATAAAAATAATAATGGCAGCCATAAACATAGGCATCATAGACACACATGGCAATATATTATAG